In Macadamia integrifolia cultivar HAES 741 unplaced genomic scaffold, SCU_Mint_v3 scaffold705, whole genome shotgun sequence, the DNA window TAGAGATTGTAAACACAGTCCCGATCGTGCTCCTTTGCTCCTGGCATCCACTAGtagctcacaccatactccgatCTAGAAGATACAGGGTTATTTACCAagggcaccacggtacctgcatcatcatctaaataGAGGTGTAtatatggggtgagctttccaactcgctcagtgaggggtggggtcaagcacatccaagcaagacaatagcagtaataatttatgatgcatgattgtgaaaattaaacacatagtccatgatgctcgtgatgcagttcatttatttattatccacctaacaatacaaactaagtctagtaaatgctactatagcattaggctatatcccttgTCTTAAAAACGACATTGACTAtacagcgatacaaaccctagccatgattaaaATCTTGctggtccccgtatgcatccatgggtcacccgacaaacccctaataatcccctcttggcagtcatggcactggtaacacatcggccacgctggataggttcccacctctcgcaacaatcacatcgtaccacagaagtggcactttggaaaggctcatcaaacataccacaatgggttatccaacacctcaacccctattggcaagcgTACATAgaatagggagtgatacctaaccacatatataatatatgccttcataatgatacagttagtatggattacacgataccgaagagacctcgaccacaaagtgtaatccatctccaaatacagtcccggatACACAACACCAGAGAGactttggccacaaagtgtaacccgagaccatttacctaatctagcatgcaaatagcagttgagtatggactacgcaacaccagcaagacctcggccacaaagcgtattcatttccaaatgtagtcccggggtatatgatagttgcctatgtatcccttgagaggaatcaggtttagtgtagtttgggctattcaccctttcagacataatatctctagagttgatccatgttgaccagtctgggtatttcttcgttGTTGTGGTCCATGGGCTTcatagccttgcctggtagaatttctttgacagtgaatgggccacccCAGttaggcctgaattttcctctcgggtcatgaattggggctctttgttctcaaagaacaagctctccctcttctatgtgacggggcttcacattcttgttgaaggcccatGCCATTctttgttacacccgtgcccccAATCTGGTCTAACTTAAACTATTTTGCCAGGCCTTGgatcagagatcgaaagtacaatcgggttttggctcatggttaTGTATTGTTAAAGGGGTAGAGATGCCCCaaatgttcgtgcattgcatgcctatctatctggaggggattcatacctttcgatcctagacggtaagtgactcgactccccacacttgatttatGACATGCATCATAATTGCTAAAAGTCCTTGGGCATGTCTGAGGGAAACCACTCATatgagaccaaccatgggaaaacaagctatcttgaccaccgaaaataagCCACTGGAAGTATCCTGGGCATGAATCCagtgcctatttttggtgggtccTCAGGCTACTGTCGAGGTTTTGATGCTTGTGGATCCCGCCACTCtcatcgtaaatggtttcggatgatcccaaatcatcctccacaccttcctcttgatgtgaacaccttatggacctaaatgtgcagGTCCTTATGccctgaaactcattttaaccagattggttcaaaaagggtccaaaccaaacggatcctaaggcccaacttaagttataagttgggaaatgaggattcattttctcatttcccttgtgcccaacgtaggagaggagagaaagaggagaggaagggagaagaagagggagaaggaggagattggtggcctaccttggtgccagctgccACCTTATTGCTAGAATCACTGTCGGAgctaagtacaacctcccatgccactctgtctttattttgacctagacaaagctaggtacggatagaatcttggtttacacaccatgttaagATTGTacgatgggtgttctaccctcccagtgttgttgccaagctcgaaccaagcctggtgagctttgttaacatgtaatgccaaaagaccaactaggttttttatcgttcgatcgacgtatctcccaaataacttggtggaattggaattttattggcttagaatgatgctaggaacatcccctacaaattCCACAGAACAATTCCCAACAATCGAGcccgagctggaaagccccaatttgtTGGACTGCCTTATACCACCAtcgaaaacagcccaccggatctACTAGGTCTAtttccgatggcatattttcaGTGGACATGGAGCCTAATGTTCTCTTTGTCACCTCCACTAGAAACATGCCTGatatttttgatggaaatgccctgttttcgatggttgtttctggtgacattactgtcattagGAGACTGtacactttgggggtgacctgtgtgggtcccacCCAGTGTTTCCGATATGCACTAATGTACAATTCCATttatgtctaggatagtgatatgcacgtgccccgaagtcataattgatttgattggttggtggccatacttgaacccggACACACCCTatcgtaaaataggtgagggatggattgtgtttatttttgaaatttttattaattatttaattgctcacatgcttagaattacatgtttaattgaaattgtcattttacgatcatgatatgaattgtatggaaatgtataacaggatctggtgtggccgaggtgataCCGGTACTATGATCGtctgtgtttggttgtgtgtgtgtgtgtgtgtgagacagaatccagcatggctgaggtggtactggtgcttTGTGATTTCCATatgcatgttgcattcatgcattaattatgtgcattaCAGTTACTTGTAGtcacaggttacactttgtggccaaggtctgtggtctcaacaatctcaaggcaataaattggttagattgataatcaaggtatctaaaaagatcatcataacttgtgtcccctaagaattgcCATTTTGCATACAAGGTCATTAGATAAAcatcccacccaaaaaaaacagTCGCCACCCGACACAAGTAAATCAAGGCTAGTTCATTActcatccttgattagtaaaaaaaaaggagactttgatgcaacaatggtaaaggtttggttgtgtcaatagctaatgagtattattttgaaaaatcacatctcttCGTTGTTTGTGATGATTGCAGGAAAAGTCCTGGGCTCTTTGGACcaaacattgagaaaatggaccttggacataaatattatggcaccaggattgctagaatcTGTGAGTAAGTCAATGCCCAGTCGGATTGGGTGTGTAGAGTTACATCAAAATTTGCTCCgccaggtgcctcaacattggaaTACGGATCTTCACATGttttgttttgggttggttgagatctttccaactcttgaagaattttgagtttgtatgctatctccacctaaaggcagattgattcaaccatctttgaagaaaaactactcagaggaaattcaggacttcttcggatggaaaagggagaaaataaagcaattcattagatatgggaagattaacATCTTGAATGTGGCTAGGAACTTCACTTGGTATCCATCACTGGGagaaatccatcagcaaagatcacaagatgcttatctacttcgCATTATAGCTCGCTATGTTTTCCGAACTCCCAAacatggtgcaccacttgttctgataggaatggtaaagaaattaaagaaaggaggagaaatcaTCCCCACAGTCCTTACAGAGACACTTAAGGATCTGATGACATGAACCACAGCCGTAGATTTAGAATTAATCATTATCAAAGAAGTCTTGCTATTTTCCAAATTTGgctacttgagaaactgaaaTTGACCTGGCGGTTAAATGGATGCCAACTTGgagttctttgctaccaagacaagagggaagtctTGGAATTCATGCTCATCGTTTATTGGGAGGAGTACCTACAAGTAAGAACTGCAcaagatattgcatggagatggcCTGGGTGATCACAAgatgattttctaatgaagacccctagatGCAGCTACGTCAGGTTGACGGGGTTGACTTATACGTCCTTTTACTTTCCCACTTACATCTGCTGATAGTATGGACTAGAAGCAGAGGATCTGGAagagttggtgaacttctacccaccccaagaactatCTCCCCACATTGTTGTCCTCCTATCTTGTCTTTGGAAGGAAAGCTATTTCCATTCTgtataattcacttggtagtaaagtaaggtgatatttggatttttgcatTATTCCAactattctaatgaagacttaaaattctaattcatgaacaaaagatattttctttatactaaagatagatttccattccaaaaataaaatgccaTGCCTGGCaatataaaaggtaaaaaaaatgatgaatgaaaatggggagggaaaaagaaaatgaaaaagaaaacactTGTGTTTTACAGGAACAACAAGAACAGGCCTCTAGGAATCAGAGTCCTCATCTGAGCCATACTCGAGGTCATCCACAAGGAACATCGAGGAATCATCAGGTGCTAACTGTGAATTTACCATCCTCATGGTGAGATCTCGAATCTGAGTATCTTTCCTGGCAATCACTTTATGCTGAGAGCCAACTTGTCCCCTCAAAGAAGCAATCTCCCCAACCTAAGAAATATAAGGAATGgtcaaaataggagaaaatgaagaaagaggacTAAGTCAAGGAAATGACAATACCGTAAGGAGCACTACATCACAAAGGCCCTGGTGCATTCGCCTAATATCACCTggttggaattggaattggcaCCACATAATGAATAACACACACATTCAGGAAATCGAAAGGACCCACTGGCTTGTGGAGCAAATTTGGGCAGAGAAACCCCAATTTTTACTTCACCGATTGATGGATACCAATCGGTGAGCATCCACCAGTGAAACCCTATAGACATGTTTTGACCCATTTTTGCACCTTTCGGATTCACCAGCTGGTGAACTCACTTGTGGGTCACCACTAGCCAGTGAGAATCCACTATTGAACCACCAAACACATTGTTTTGACCTTCTTTTTTAATGGTCATTTGACCTATAGGAAGACCTTCCCTATGCTTGATAGTTGACCTAAAACCCTATACCTCATAGGAATAAAATCGACTAACGGTGAGGCAACGTGGCACAAGACCATTGGCTTTACGCAATAAATAGGAACACAAGGTGAGTGGTTGTTGTATGTGTTTTACAAAGTGTTTATAACATGTTTATGGATGTGTATGATCATGTGCATTGCATATTATAACTTGTTACGGTTATGGATGTTAAATATGCATAATGATGTGTTTGtgtgtatatgtgtgtgtgggtgAATGGGATGCAGGGTAGCCAAAGGTTTGGTTTTGGCACTGCATGCCCAGGGTGTGTGTGAATGTGTTGTGGATATTGGGATGCAGGGTAACAGAAGGTTGGGTACTGGCATGCATGCccatggtgtgtgagtgtggggtacaGGGTAGCCAAAGGTTTGGTTCCAGCACTGTAAGCCCACGAGGTGTGTGAATATGACTGTGATATTGCATTTGTCATAATAGATGGCATCAGGCTAGGGGAACAACCTCGGTGCTACAACCCTTTTCAATaagggtttacgtattggctaatcctaccatCCAATGGACTGAGGTTGGGGGAATTTTAGGTGACCAAGGTAGGGGCTACCGACATCATGACAAAACCCTACACCAAAGGTTTGGTTCTGGTGTAGTGGTATACCCTTAATGTGATGTTGGATTAGATGTTATGGTATTATGGGGATTATTAATAGCAGTGTGTTGGGTAACAATGTTAGGTACCGGAACTGATATGCTGCTGTCTTGTAACTAGCTTGTATTCTTGGGGACCGATAACATACATTCGTGGCTGGGTATACtaatgttgcagtagcactaacccaatatggacttagaatctatTGGCTAGGTTTattagattgatttgtgctaggATAACAACATAGGAGCTATACCCCTTGCCACTAAGGGGTGAGGTACTAGCTAATCCCTTGGGGTTGTATGTTTGTTGAAGATACCATATTCGCAGTACAATGAGCTATACTTAGAGGCAAGTGCAGCATGGGTAACCGATGGATTTTCTGGGACCGTGGCTATAGAGGGATTATTCATTAGGGGTTTGCAGGGTGGCCGATGAGTTTTTCGGGACCTGCAAGCTCTTGACTTGCAACTAGAGTATATCGCTGGGTGATTGATGGGTTTTTCAGGACTAAggatatcacctatgttgcagtagcattCAGACCCCAATTTGAATTAGCTTTGTTGATAGGCTTATATAATATAATCCAGATCATATTTGCTTTCATTTAATCTTTGTTGATCCATTAGTTTGTCTTTTCTTACATgtccacccctcactgggcttcgtggaagctcaccccatttggattattttttttagatggtggaactggTGCTGAGACAAGAATGGATTGTTAGTGGCAATTGTGAGACTTGTGTTTGGGAGACATGGGGATGTTGACTAACATCACTTCTTTAGTTTCAGttatttatatttatgtattatttataatgttgtAATATAGGTGGTTTTAATTCAAATGAGTTGGTATACTGTAATTATCATTTAAGGAATCACCAGTAGTACTTGTATGATTTTACATGCATACTCTGAGTTTAGTTGCGATTTTGGTGGCATCTGTTGATTAAGCTACTGTATCTATGATCCATGTGGGTTTAGGCTGACTGGATTAGGATATCCAGGCCACATACCTTAGCctagtggaggcggggtgtgacagggTGTGACAACTACGAATCACTAATGGACCAACCTCCCTTGGGGTTTTAAATCTACATGGGATGCTCTTGGAAGGTTGGTTTTCAAGGCAATGATCCATTATATCTGGTGGGAAAGGAATAAAAGCGTTGGACTTTCTCTTCACGTTTCATTGTAGTGATGGGGAAGTTATCACCTTTGAAATAGGGAATAAAATTCTCCACAATTGTGCTATGTTCCCTGACTTTAGTAAATTTAGGCATCTAGCCCGCTTATTCTTAGATCCTTCCTCTTATTTCTCCTCACCCTAGTTTTTTGTTTCtcctatttcttttatttctttttctccccctgCCCCCAGGTTTTGTTTTATCCCTCTTTGGTCGATTTTTTCCTCCCATCCCCTAAGTAGGTTTTTGGCCCCTTTTTTTATGGTTAGGGCTTTGGCCTATGGCTTGCCTTCGGTCCTTCTCTGTTGTatccttttctttcatttgttcAATATAaccaacaaaataataataatactaaaaCCAAATATTATGAGAATGACCTAGAATTAAGGGGTGACTTTGCTAGAAAACTTTGAAGGCTGAACGGTGcctagaatttttttctttttttttttttttttttaaaggtgtGTGGGtgatgaatgaaaatatattaaagaagggagaaagaaattCAACTCAAAACCCAATAAAGCTTTAACCTAGGTAAGTGATTTCATTTGTGGTAATACCGGGAATACTAGTTTATTATTTGCACTGCTCCCACTCCCCATTGTGTCTCACATTCTAAAGATTCCAATTTTCTTAGAAAACGATATTTGGTGCAGTAAGCTCTCCAAAACAGGGATCCTTACTGCTAAATTGGCTGCTAAGTACTTAATTGTTGGTTCACCTACCAACCAAATTGTATTATCAAACATATGTGTTTGCTTATCTCTTTGCTCTCATTGGTGGCGGTTTCTATGGAAACTCAAACTTCATAAAAAACTTAAGATCTATTCTGAAGACTTGCTCATGAAGGGATTCCTACCAAGGATATCCTAGAAAAATGGATGGACATCGATACAGTCTATGGATTGTGTCATAACATGCAGGAATCAATTGATCATATAAAttttctaaagaaatttgggtaGTGAGCCCTTTGGGTCTAAGAACAGAAGCTTTCTCTGATTCCTCCTTTCAGCCTATTATTATGAATTTCTTACAATTTGTTCCTAAGGataatttaaatatatttttcaccACCTTCATCATTATATGCTATTACTTACGGATATATAGGAACAAAGTGCTTTATCCCCAGGATAAACCTAATCCATTTGTGATTCTTCACCCTATAAAGCAATAGACTACTCAAGTAGACAACCCATCTAAGGCCACCCTGGGGAACTCACTCCATATAattgtccctctctctctccaaccttTCCTTCTGTTAACACACCAACTTTGGTTTGTGTGGGAGCACTGATAAAATACTAAGATTTCTGCATGGACTAATTGTCTTATTGAGAAAGACAATATTATCTCATTTAATGCTGATCATATGATGATAGGAAACACCATTGAGGCAAACATTAGGGGGCTGCACATGGGCATAAAATATGTCATTGATACAGGATGGAGACTTGGGGCAATTTGGAGTGTCTGCTGAACTTCAACACCTTTTTTCTGTCTATAGAACCAAAACATGGCCTCTATTCGAAAATACTGTTTTTTTTGGAAGTACATAATTTTTTGACTaaccttattttttgttttaaaccaaaaaatgatGTGGTTCTACTTATGAAATATATAGCCTGTTGGGTTACTACAAAATGAACCTCATTCTATAACCTTAATTTCTACACTAATGTACAAACCCTCCTTTCTTACTATCCAAGGGAGAAGACCCTAACAAAATAATAGATCCACAAAATGAGAGACTAAAATGATGTGGGGTGAGGGGGATGAAACACCCAGAAAAAGAGGGGGGATACCATCAAAATAGAGAAAGCAAAAACAATCAGCAAAGGAAAGTTGATGATACAACAAAATTAGTGGAGATGAGATAAGAGGAAGGTCCCACAAAGATGCAAGATGCCTATTTCTGCTTGTATCAAGACAAATAGCACATTTGAGGAGAACTTTCCTTCTAATATCGAAAAAAAATAACATCCCAAATCTGTTGAATAGTATGCGAAGAGGAAAAaccatcttcttttatttctttctcaatATATATGATAAATCGATGCATTTCCATTCTCCATCAAAAGGAATGATAGTTGTAGGAATGGACCATTATTTTCTAAGAATACCACCCTAGACAACCTTGAAATTTTGCTTTAATACTAGTcataaaagagattttttttttcactttttcataACGGAGATTGAGAAATTATATAATACACGTAGCCACTTGAGAAACtgaataaatagaaaaaaaaaaatcttcttttttttatttatgggtactacaaaaattttcttccatATAAATTTGAACATCCTCTTCATGCATCAAACCCCATTCATTTCCAAAAAGGCATAGTCCAACCCATTCCATTCTTTGTTTCAGTTCCACCATGAAGCATCCCATTCTTTTTCTTGGTCTTCTAATAGTTGCATACTTTAGTGTAAGAAAGATGGTAACTTTCCATTATCAATCATTTCAACATAGCTATTACATGTTCCtaatttatctttcttatttgaTTGTTATCTTTTTCCATGAAAATTGCAGGATTCTCAAGCTGAAAATGCTTTCTCCCACTATTGGGAAGAGCATATTGGCCTTCCAAAACCTCCAGATTGGCTTATTGCAAAGACTTCTCCACTAAGCCTCGATCAGCTAACAGTGTTCATGAAACTTatggagaaaaatgaattgGCTTTCCACCTGCATTCATTCTGTAAGCAGGCTAATGTTGCTTGTTCTACAAATGCACTTGTGAAGAAGATGACGTATAGCACAACTTTTCCATCAATAGTCTCATTGAATGATCTCAAACGGACATATGAAGGCCTCCCAAAGGAAACACCCTTGTCAATTGCCAGCCAAGGGGGATTACTATTTTTTCGGGAGTCAGTGGTGAAAGAGGGAAATTTTATGCTTATCCCTGATCTAAGGGATCCAGTGTCATATAATTCGTTCTTGCCACGCTCTTTGGcatcaaaaatcccattttccttttCCCGGATCGTTGAATTGAAGAAGCTTTTTGGTGTGGTGGATGATTCAAACATGGATGAGTATATTCAAGACACCCTAAAGATATGTGAGAAAAGTTGTATTCAAGGTGAGCAGTGTACCTGTGCAACTTCTGCTGAGGACCTcattgattttgttgttgagAAATTAGGGCACCATGTAGGCATATGGAGTACTGAGAATGTGGAAGGGTCTtatgagaatgtcacaattggaGCTATGAATCTAATATATGGAAACCTCTCTGAACCACCAGTCTTATGTCATAGTCAGCCATTCCCATTTCAAGTGTATTTTTGCCACATTTTACAAAAAGTGGAAGTATATGCAGTTGATATACATGCTAGGAAGAAGGTGAATCATGCAATCATGGCATGCCACTATGACACATCAACTTGGAATCCAAACCATCTTGCTTTTAAGCTGTTGGGTTTTGGCCCAGGCCTAATTGAAGTCTGTCATTGGATAAACAAGAATGGAGTAGTCTGGACAAAGACCCTGGTTTGAGCATTATTTTAAGTAATTGAACATCTTTCAACtctgtaccaaaaaaaaaaaaggaacatctTTCAATTCTCTAATCTATGTTACATGTTACTGCTTATGCCAAGGATAAATAAtgatctatttttttctttcttattatgTCATTCAagttttattataattttgttCTTCAATAAAAATGTTTGTCACATGAAGTTTTTTAGCTAGACATACTCAAGTGATTAAGAAAACAATCGTATGGGAGAAGAATTAAACAAGTCTTAGTTCCTATGATGTCTCCAGAATCACCTTCTCCCTTGGTTTTTCATCTTCTCGGTTATCACCACCACCTTAACCTCCATTAAATCTAGCATCTGAGTCATCCCAGGAGGAATGAAGATTGGAATCATTGGGCGAACAAGAAGCGGTATATCAACTCTCGTACAAGCTCTCTTTCACTCCTTGAACCTATAGTCAGCCAGATTTTGATAGATGATGTCAATATCTCTAAGATTGGTATTTATGACTTGCCGTCAAGATTGAGCATCATCTCACAGGACCAAATAATGTTTGAGGGGACTCTAGGAAGTAATCTTGAGCCACTTGAAGAGCACAATGATGAAAAAATATGGgaggaggtttttttttttttccccatttgatgaagttttaattttcttcttagtGATGATTTGCACACAAACTAAACACATCACGTTTTATTGGTGGGGACATGTGTCTCTATGAACTCCTTTCTATTTGTCATTCTCTATGAACTCTTTTCTAGTGGTTTTTCACTATAAACTCCTTTCATGGtcatcttcttttcatttttttggttattatttatttattttaagttcTCTCCAAAAAGATATTGAAGCCATTTCATTAGATGCATAAGATCATCTTTGGACTAAGTTTGGCCTAAGAGATTCTCTTAATTTTGACATGGGAAGCGCACCGTTTTACCgctcagttttttattttctcttggcaccttttcttttttttttcctttcatcttTCCCTTCGCTCTTATTTAATGATCAATTTTTTCAtcatgaaaaatcaagaaaggtGGTAAGTTGACATGGAATTTTTGTTGTCTTAGGCTTTAGATAGAATCCATATTAGTGATGAagttagaaaaaagaaagggaagcatGGTTTTGTAGGTTGGTTTCTCCTCATATACACATTATTTCCAATTTGCTTCATATTAATTTATCCATCCACAAAGGAATAATACttccaaaattatttttcttacaaTATGATTTACTTCTTGTACACAATCCAACCTCCTAGGCCCCAACCTgcattttcaacaaaaaaaattggggaTCAAAAGTTAATTAAAATAAGATCTTGAATAGTTGACCCATTTCatatggttttattttattttatttatttttttatgtagatgtGGTGGTTGTTGGAGTCACTAagaatggagagaattggaTCATAGGTCAAAAGTATCTAGCTTGTTTAAGGAAGACACTATTCAAGAGGAGTAAAGTATTAGTACTTGATGAAGCTATATCATCAGTGGATACAACAACTGGCTATCTAATTCAGCAAATACTTAGGAAACACTTCTCAGGGTCCAAAGTCATCACAATCGCACATAGGATAGCATCAATTCTTAAAATAAATATGATCCTCCTCGATAATGGTTAATAGCTAGTAGTTAGTATACCACAATCAAATGTGTTCAATTGTGTTCGGAATATGTCTTCTCATCTTTTTGAGGTGCTTTCCTAATCAGGTTGATatgttttttcaaatttcttggaaacaaatgcTCACCATTGCAAAGCTTGTTAAGGGGTATACTCGAAGATAtagtttttagtttttgaaAGGCTTAAAACTTCAATAATTTATTAGTCCCATGATATCTTTAGACCATTACAAATATTTACCTTGTGGCATATTGgacaaaactgaaatttaatttATAGAAAATTGGAGCCCAAGATCTATTATTCAGATGTCAAGTTTTAGTTAAAATGGAGTTAGccaagtgaaaaaaataaagatctaAAATCCAATGAAATGTAAATTTATGTAAATAAATGGAGAGCTGAAAATACAAGTTAACATGCCAATACATGAGGGTAAATGCTTGAATTTGAGTAAAAAAAATTGGCATATGGCCAACCCTGGAACATTGCTCAAATATGGTCAAAATTGTGGCATCACCTTTTCACATGGAAAAACTTGGTGCTAGTCTACAGATACCCTTTAGAACCTGCCGGTTAAAACTTTTTTGCTATAAAGCTTCTAAAATAGAAGATTTGCGTGGATGCTACATTAGACCCATCTTAAGTTATCAATTGCcaaaatttatttgaataataattgtaaatattttttattcctgAATTGTTCTTTCCAATTCTTGCTATgattaaatattttattctcCATACTTCTCAAAATTCTCTTTTCATGTTCATATAaccaaaaatcttaaaaaattggttcctagaGACGAAGTTTGAATTGTTCCTAAAGAGAAGCACATGGATGTTATTCTGACCTCAAAAAACGTATGGTTTAAGTTCTTCAC includes these proteins:
- the LOC122069766 gene encoding polygalacturonase-1 non-catalytic subunit beta-like isoform X2 — its product is MKHPILFLGLLIVAYFSDSQAENAFSHYWEEHIGLPKPPDWLIAKTSPLSLDQLTVFMKLMEKNELAFHLHSFCKQANVACSTNALVKKMTYSTTFPSIVSLNDLKRTYEGLPKETPLSIASQGGLLFFRESVVKEGNFMLIPDLRDPVSYNSFLPRSLASKIPFSFSRIVELKKLFGVVDDSNMDEYIQDTLKICEKSCIQGEQCTCATSAEDLIDFVVEKLGHHVGIWSTENVEGSYENVTIGAMNLIYGNLSEPPVLCHSQPFPFQVYFCHILQKVEVYAVDIHARKKVNHAIMACHYDTSTWNPNHLAFKLLGFGPGLIEVCHWINKNGVVWTKTLV
- the LOC122069766 gene encoding polygalacturonase-1 non-catalytic subunit beta-like isoform X1 — protein: MKHPILFLGLLIVAYFSVRKMDSQAENAFSHYWEEHIGLPKPPDWLIAKTSPLSLDQLTVFMKLMEKNELAFHLHSFCKQANVACSTNALVKKMTYSTTFPSIVSLNDLKRTYEGLPKETPLSIASQGGLLFFRESVVKEGNFMLIPDLRDPVSYNSFLPRSLASKIPFSFSRIVELKKLFGVVDDSNMDEYIQDTLKICEKSCIQGEQCTCATSAEDLIDFVVEKLGHHVGIWSTENVEGSYENVTIGAMNLIYGNLSEPPVLCHSQPFPFQVYFCHILQKVEVYAVDIHARKKVNHAIMACHYDTSTWNPNHLAFKLLGFGPGLIEVCHWINKNGVVWTKTLV